A stretch of the Planctomicrobium piriforme genome encodes the following:
- a CDS encoding zinc metallopeptidase: MFFFDPMYFVILAPAMLLMMWAQWRIRGAYAAAMQVPTRLSGAEAARQILDDAGLDYVEIEPVGGTLSDHYDPSHKVLRLSQDVYSGRTAAAVGIAAHEAGHALQHAQHYAPLVIRNLAVPAAQFGPIWFMVFLVLGMLLPAFSMDLAKAGYGQMLMWVAIGGFAAAAAFQIINLPVEFDASNRAKRLLDHMGIVDGYGGQAVAGVLNAAAWTYVAGTLQAILVVVYWVIRLGLLNGGRDDR; encoded by the coding sequence ATGTTCTTCTTCGACCCGATGTATTTCGTGATCCTTGCCCCGGCCATGCTGCTCATGATGTGGGCGCAGTGGCGCATTCGCGGCGCCTACGCCGCGGCGATGCAGGTGCCGACGCGGCTCTCCGGCGCGGAAGCGGCGCGACAGATCCTGGATGACGCCGGTCTCGATTATGTCGAGATCGAGCCGGTCGGGGGGACGCTGTCGGACCACTATGACCCGAGCCACAAAGTGTTGCGCCTGAGCCAGGACGTCTACAGCGGTCGTACGGCGGCGGCGGTGGGCATCGCCGCCCACGAGGCAGGCCATGCACTGCAGCATGCCCAGCATTACGCCCCGCTCGTCATCCGCAATCTCGCAGTGCCGGCAGCCCAGTTTGGACCCATCTGGTTCATGGTCTTTCTGGTGCTGGGAATGCTGTTGCCCGCGTTTTCGATGGATCTGGCCAAGGCTGGGTACGGCCAAATGCTGATGTGGGTCGCCATCGGTGGTTTCGCAGCCGCCGCAGCCTTCCAGATCATCAACCTGCCGGTCGAATTCGATGCCAGCAATCGGGCGAAGCGGCTACTCGATCACATGGGGATCGTCGACGGCTACGGCGGACAGGCTGTGGCGGGCGTCCTCAATGCAGCGGCCTGGACCTATGTTGCCGGAACACTGCAGGCGATTCTCGTTGTCGTCTATTGGG
- a CDS encoding OmpH family outer membrane protein, protein MKKCSPLTVAVATVGLFVMQATVRAEAPAAGAAPHQIGLIDMAYIFKNYEKFKDQTAGLQKSAEEAEGKAQAMMEKGKQGQLQLQGLQPGSPDFTKIESELIKLKNELETFRQVEQQKIVRQQADVYKTIYLEVQDVVNRYAAYYKYTLVIRFNRGDVADAGNPQAIIQNMNRQVVYYQPQDDITDPILNHLNEQYKKTAGAAAPIKK, encoded by the coding sequence GTGAAGAAGTGCAGCCCGTTGACAGTCGCTGTGGCGACAGTAGGACTGTTTGTGATGCAGGCGACCGTTCGTGCCGAAGCCCCTGCGGCCGGTGCAGCGCCCCATCAAATTGGCCTGATCGATATGGCCTACATTTTCAAGAACTACGAGAAGTTCAAGGATCAGACCGCCGGCCTGCAGAAGTCTGCCGAAGAAGCCGAAGGCAAGGCCCAGGCGATGATGGAAAAAGGAAAGCAGGGGCAGCTGCAGTTGCAGGGCCTGCAGCCGGGCAGCCCGGACTTCACCAAAATTGAATCCGAGCTGATCAAGCTGAAGAACGAACTGGAAACTTTCCGTCAGGTCGAACAGCAGAAGATCGTTCGCCAGCAGGCCGACGTCTACAAGACGATTTACCTGGAAGTTCAGGACGTCGTGAACCGTTACGCCGCGTACTACAAGTACACGCTGGTCATCCGCTTCAACCGCGGTGACGTCGCCGACGCCGGTAACCCCCAGGCAATCATTCAGAACATGAACCGCCAGGTGGTCTACTACCAGCCGCAGGACGACATCACCGACCCGATCCTGAATCACCTGAACGAGCAGTACAAGAAGACCGCCGGCGCTGCCGCCCCGATCAAGAAGTAA